In one Cytophagales bacterium genomic region, the following are encoded:
- a CDS encoding Uma2 family endonuclease, protein MGLAQKYLPYYTYDDYYRWEGNWELIYGVPYAMSPTPVFKHQEINGKILIQLSQKLENCPKCKAVMPLDWIISDDTVVQPDVSVICGKFTDDFLKFPPSLIFEILSPKTKDKDRGIKYEIYQSQGVRYYVIVDKDEEKVEVFELKNKKYAKVLGTKNKHFIFDLGDCKFDFDFGKVW, encoded by the coding sequence ATGGGATTAGCACAAAAATATCTGCCATATTATACCTATGATGATTATTACCGGTGGGAGGGTAACTGGGAACTAATTTATGGTGTGCCTTATGCAATGTCTCCCACACCTGTGTTTAAACATCAGGAAATTAATGGGAAAATATTAATTCAATTATCTCAAAAACTGGAAAATTGTCCAAAATGTAAGGCCGTTATGCCGCTGGATTGGATAATCAGTGATGATACTGTAGTGCAGCCTGATGTTTCTGTGATATGTGGAAAATTTACTGATGACTTTTTAAAATTTCCACCTTCATTGATTTTTGAAATTCTTTCTCCCAAAACCAAAGATAAAGACAGGGGAATAAAATATGAAATTTACCAATCACAAGGTGTAAGATATTATGTCATTGTAGATAAGGATGAAGAGAAGGTTGAAGTATTTGAGTTGAAAAATAAAAAATATGCAAAAGTGCTTGGAACTAAAAATAAGCATTTTATTTTTGATTTGGGAGATTGTAAATTTGATTTTGATTTTGGGAAGGTATGGTAG